The DNA segment CCGATACATACAAAATATTCGGGTTACAGCAAACTTGACAATCTTCTACATAGGATTGTTGTGAACCGGCACTCAAATCGATAAAAGTTAAGTTGGGTTCGCCGCAATAAGCGCAGTAGTACTCAGCAGTATTTTGCATTTAATGGCTGTAGTTCTGGGGGGGTTGAGTTGAAATGACTGGTAGCTTCCGCCAAGTGCTTTAGTAGTGTAGACTGTGGCAGCGGTCCTTGCAAGTGATTCCAAGGTAAGACTTGTTCTGTTGACCAGTTGCTGTGAACGTAATACTCTAAATCGGGTATTTGTCCTTTGAGTTGTTTAAAGGCGCGTTTGTAGCTACCTAAAGAATCACCGAATTCACGGGTTAATTCTAGCAGTTGGGATAGTCGGCGATCGCCTCTCGATATCAAAGCCTGTATAATTGACCAATTATAGCTTTCCGGACGAAATTCTATCCCTTGGGGTTTTAGCTGTTTTTGTAGCATCTGTAACCGCTTTTCAGCTTGGCGATTTACCCCAAACCATTGAAATGGCGTGTGTGCCTTGGGAACAAATGTACTACATCCAAATGTTAACCGCAATCCTGGGGCAGCTTTTTTAATATTCCGCATCATCGCCACAGTTTGCTCTAAATCTTCTGGTTCTTCACCGGGAATACCTGCCATACCGTAGAGTTTCAAGGCTTTTAAACCTCCAGCCTTGGCATTGATAGCAGCTTGGATGATTTCATCATTATGCAGCTTTTTGTTGACGATTTGGCGGAGTTTTTCGGAACCACTCTCTACAGCAATTGTAAGCGATCGCGTGTCTCGTTTCGCCAAAGTTTCGGCAAGCTGCACAGTTACAGTATTGGTTCGCACCGAGGCGATACTCAAACGCACATCATCATATTTGGGCTGACTAATATAATCTAACAAAGCCTCAAACTCTGGGTGTTGAGTCACAGAAGCCCCCAATAAACCCAAGCGGTTTGTCACAGCTAACCCTTTTTCAATGGCGGGAATTAACGACTCTTCCAGGCTGGCTGTTCTAAAAGGTAAAGTCAGATAACTCGCCATACAGAAGCGGCACATTTCAGGACAACTCCGCACCACTTCCACCATATAAATATTTTCCCATGCGGCTTTTTCTGTCACCACAGTAGATGTAGATAAAGTATTTCCTCGGAAAGTCTGCTTCTGCACCACTGCGGGAACTTCCGGGAAAATCGGCTTAATTGACTTTAACTCACCATCTTTTGCCTGATATTCCACCTCATACAAACTAGGAACATAAATTCCTGGTACTTGCGCTAGTGCTTTGAGTTGAATTTCTCTAGAAGCGTTTCTGACTTCTTTGTAAGTTTCAATAAAATTAGGCAGCAGATTTTCCCCATCACCGAGTAAAATGATGTCAAAAAATTCGGCAAAAGGTTCTGGGTTAGCAGTGAGAACAGGACCACCCCCAAAAATTATCGGGTGGGAATCATTGCGAGAAGTAGCCCGGATGGGAATGTCTAAAGATTCCAGTAAATTTAAAATATTGACATAATCGAGTTCCCAGGAGATGGAAAATCCCACAATTTCCGGGTTTCTCGGTAGTTGTTCCTGAATATCGGTAAATAAGCGACTCACCTGCACATCTTCACGCATGGCTAAAGTAGCCCACACCACCTGATAGCCGAGGCTAGTAATACCCACTGTGTACTCGTTGGGAAAGGCGAAAATTAGCGGGATAGCATCGTTATTGGGGGTTGTGGGGGTAAATAGGAGGCGTTCAGAGGCAAATAGAGATGATGTCACAGGTATTTATTAGGAGCAAGTTTATCTATATTTAATTTTAAGCCATAGAATTATGAAGTTGAAAAATAAGGTGAAGCTGTTAGCCAGAATAATTGGTAAGGATTTCAGATAAATTCCATATATTAACCATAAAAACAGACCACTTATAAATGTAATCAGCATCAGGTAAGATACATCTTTTGCTGATTTGCTTTGCCATGTTTTCAACATTTGGGGTAAGAATGCGCTGGTTGTTAAAGTTGCAGCCAATAGTCCTAATATTGTGACCAATTCCATATATGTTAGGTTGTAATATATAGGAATTATATCTGAGTTTTAAAATTACTTTTTAAACGTTAGCGTAGCTTGCGCGTAGCGCATACCGCCAAGTCGCCCGCGCGCAGCGATGCCCGCAAGGGCTGTAGAGCGCCAAGAGCGAAAGTAATATTTCTGTCTTTCAA comes from the Nodularia sp. NIES-3585 genome and includes:
- a CDS encoding CPXCG motif-containing cysteine-rich protein, which codes for MQNTAEYYCAYCGEPNLTFIDLSAGSQQSYVEDCQVCCNPNILYVSVDEDTLDIEISTDCES
- a CDS encoding radical SAM protein, coding for MTSSLFASERLLFTPTTPNNDAIPLIFAFPNEYTVGITSLGYQVVWATLAMREDVQVSRLFTDIQEQLPRNPEIVGFSISWELDYVNILNLLESLDIPIRATSRNDSHPIIFGGGPVLTANPEPFAEFFDIILLGDGENLLPNFIETYKEVRNASREIQLKALAQVPGIYVPSLYEVEYQAKDGELKSIKPIFPEVPAVVQKQTFRGNTLSTSTVVTEKAAWENIYMVEVVRSCPEMCRFCMASYLTLPFRTASLEESLIPAIEKGLAVTNRLGLLGASVTQHPEFEALLDYISQPKYDDVRLSIASVRTNTVTVQLAETLAKRDTRSLTIAVESGSEKLRQIVNKKLHNDEIIQAAINAKAGGLKALKLYGMAGIPGEEPEDLEQTVAMMRNIKKAAPGLRLTFGCSTFVPKAHTPFQWFGVNRQAEKRLQMLQKQLKPQGIEFRPESYNWSIIQALISRGDRRLSQLLELTREFGDSLGSYKRAFKQLKGQIPDLEYYVHSNWSTEQVLPWNHLQGPLPQSTLLKHLAEATSHFNSTPPELQPLNAKYC
- a CDS encoding SemiSWEET transporter yields the protein MELVTILGLLAATLTTSAFLPQMLKTWQSKSAKDVSYLMLITFISGLFLWLIYGIYLKSLPIILANSFTLFFNFIILWLKIKYR